In a single window of the Heliangelus exortis chromosome 1, bHelExo1.hap1, whole genome shotgun sequence genome:
- the ANKRD42 gene encoding ankyrin repeat domain-containing protein 42 isoform X2 has product MMTTLEAVKKDHNYTSVHEAVKAGDVEQLAAMIKSGAGINEVDLVHKFTPLHWAAHSGSLECLHWLLWHGADMTEVTVRGWTAAHLAAIRGQDACLQALLRNGANAEAQDDRGCTASHLAAAHGQSYTLQNILRSGVNVNVSDRNDWKPVHYAAFHGRLGCLQLLVRWGACVDDVDNNGNLPAHLAAMEGHLHCFKFLVSKMASVIHTLKARNDHGETPRDLAERFYKDNILQYIDGLEKEREHPESQEVLAFPAHSAAFKGDLLVLRSLVQSGVININERDDKGSTLMHKAAGQGHIHCLQWLIEMGADCDITNDAGETPKDVAKRFAHLAAVELLRQRTGDCNSSDEELDANNIKFFERHGVEGSTDSKEDLSLDKAEKRNARIRAYHKIQELQQLLEIAYSNYRQLGGITEEEKKMEKEKKEAEKTVKELEAQLEYERVRREKLESELDEQRAELRHLRESLGKPPPALPLGPETISKTCKERKKVKKKPACSPGGVFVRLR; this is encoded by the exons ATGATGACTACTCTAGAAG CTGTCAAGAAGGATCACAATTACACAAGTGTACACGAGGCAGTGAAAGCTGGTGACGTAGAGCAGCTTGCAGCCATGATAAAAAGTGGAGCTGGTATTAATGAGGTGGATTTAGTCCACAAATTCACACCATTACACTGGGCTGCACACTCTGGAAGTCTGGAG TGCCTTCACTGGTTGCTCTGGCATGGAGCTGATATGACAGAGGTCACTGTCAGAGGCTGGACTGCAGCTCACCTTGCAGCCATCCGAGGTCAGGATGCTTGCCTGCAG GCCTTGTTAAGAAATGGAGCAAATGCAGAAGCTCAAGATGACCGTGGGTGCACAGCATCACACTTGGCTGCAGCACACGGGCAGTCTTACACCTTGCAAAACATACTGCGAAGTGGAGTG AATGTAAATGTTTCAGACAGGAATGACTGGAAGCCTGTTCATTATGCTGCTTTCCATGGTCGCTTGGGGTGTTTGCAGCTCCTGGTTAGATGGGGAGCATGTGTGGATGATGTGGATAACAATGGAAACCTTCCAG CTCATCTGGCAGCAATGGAAGGACACTTGCATTGCTTTAAATTCTTGGTCAGTAAAATGGCCAGTGTCATCCACACACTGAAAGCCAGGAATGATCATGGAGAGACTCCAAGGGACTTGGCTGAACGGTTCTATAAAGATAATATTCTGCAATATATTGATGGTctggaaaaagagagggagcATCCAGAGTCACAGGAAG ttttagctTTCCCAGCCCATAGTGCTGCTTTCAAAGGGGACTTATTAGTGCTTAGAAGTTTAGTGCAAAGTGGAGTAATTAACATTAATGAGCGGGATGATAAGGGATCTACTCTCATGCACAAAG CTGCTGGACAGGGCCATATCCATTGCTTGCAGTGGCTGATTGAAATGGGAGCTGACTGTGACATTACAAATGATGCTGGAGAGACTCCAAAGGATGTAGCCAAGAG ATTTGCCCATCTAGCAGCTGTGGAACTTTTGAGACAAAGAACTGGAGACTGTAACTCTAGTGATGAAGAACTGGATGCAAACAACATAAAGTTTTTTGAAAGACATGGTGTGGAAGGGAGTACAGATAGCAAGGAAGATTTAAGCCTGgataaagcagagaaaaggaatgCACGCA TAAGGGCCTATCACAAGATTCAAGAACTTCAGCAACTTCTAGAAATTGCCTACAGCAATTACAGACAGCTGGGTGGAATAactgaagaggagaagaagatggaaaaagaaaaaaaggaagctgagaa GACTGTGAAGGAGCTGGAGGCCCAGCTGGAATACGAGCGAGTCAGGCGGGAGAAGCTGGAGAGCGAGCTGGATGAGCAGCGTGCGGAGCTGAGGCACCTCAGAGAGAGCCTGGGGAAACCCCCCCCTGCACTGCCCCTG GGACCTGAAACCATCTCCAAGACttgcaaagagagaaagaaagtaaaaaagaaaccagcctgcagccctgggggagTGTTTGTGAGACTGCGCTGA
- the ANKRD42 gene encoding ankyrin repeat domain-containing protein 42 isoform X1 → MPFCCSSLAVKKDHNYTSVHEAVKAGDVEQLAAMIKSGAGINEVDLVHKFTPLHWAAHSGSLECLHWLLWHGADMTEVTVRGWTAAHLAAIRGQDACLQALLRNGANAEAQDDRGCTASHLAAAHGQSYTLQNILRSGVNVNVSDRNDWKPVHYAAFHGRLGCLQLLVRWGACVDDVDNNGNLPAHLAAMEGHLHCFKFLVSKMASVIHTLKARNDHGETPRDLAERFYKDNILQYIDGLEKEREHPESQEVLAFPAHSAAFKGDLLVLRSLVQSGVININERDDKGSTLMHKAAGQGHIHCLQWLIEMGADCDITNDAGETPKDVAKRFAHLAAVELLRQRTGDCNSSDEELDANNIKFFERHGVEGSTDSKEDLSLDKAEKRNARIRAYHKIQELQQLLEIAYSNYRQLGGITEEEKKMEKEKKEAEKTVKELEAQLEYERVRREKLESELDEQRAELRHLRESLGKPPPALPLGPETISKTCKERKKVKKKPACSPGGVFVRLR, encoded by the exons ATGCCCTTTTGTTGTTCCTCACTAGCTGTCAAGAAGGATCACAATTACACAAGTGTACACGAGGCAGTGAAAGCTGGTGACGTAGAGCAGCTTGCAGCCATGATAAAAAGTGGAGCTGGTATTAATGAGGTGGATTTAGTCCACAAATTCACACCATTACACTGGGCTGCACACTCTGGAAGTCTGGAG TGCCTTCACTGGTTGCTCTGGCATGGAGCTGATATGACAGAGGTCACTGTCAGAGGCTGGACTGCAGCTCACCTTGCAGCCATCCGAGGTCAGGATGCTTGCCTGCAG GCCTTGTTAAGAAATGGAGCAAATGCAGAAGCTCAAGATGACCGTGGGTGCACAGCATCACACTTGGCTGCAGCACACGGGCAGTCTTACACCTTGCAAAACATACTGCGAAGTGGAGTG AATGTAAATGTTTCAGACAGGAATGACTGGAAGCCTGTTCATTATGCTGCTTTCCATGGTCGCTTGGGGTGTTTGCAGCTCCTGGTTAGATGGGGAGCATGTGTGGATGATGTGGATAACAATGGAAACCTTCCAG CTCATCTGGCAGCAATGGAAGGACACTTGCATTGCTTTAAATTCTTGGTCAGTAAAATGGCCAGTGTCATCCACACACTGAAAGCCAGGAATGATCATGGAGAGACTCCAAGGGACTTGGCTGAACGGTTCTATAAAGATAATATTCTGCAATATATTGATGGTctggaaaaagagagggagcATCCAGAGTCACAGGAAG ttttagctTTCCCAGCCCATAGTGCTGCTTTCAAAGGGGACTTATTAGTGCTTAGAAGTTTAGTGCAAAGTGGAGTAATTAACATTAATGAGCGGGATGATAAGGGATCTACTCTCATGCACAAAG CTGCTGGACAGGGCCATATCCATTGCTTGCAGTGGCTGATTGAAATGGGAGCTGACTGTGACATTACAAATGATGCTGGAGAGACTCCAAAGGATGTAGCCAAGAG ATTTGCCCATCTAGCAGCTGTGGAACTTTTGAGACAAAGAACTGGAGACTGTAACTCTAGTGATGAAGAACTGGATGCAAACAACATAAAGTTTTTTGAAAGACATGGTGTGGAAGGGAGTACAGATAGCAAGGAAGATTTAAGCCTGgataaagcagagaaaaggaatgCACGCA TAAGGGCCTATCACAAGATTCAAGAACTTCAGCAACTTCTAGAAATTGCCTACAGCAATTACAGACAGCTGGGTGGAATAactgaagaggagaagaagatggaaaaagaaaaaaaggaagctgagaa GACTGTGAAGGAGCTGGAGGCCCAGCTGGAATACGAGCGAGTCAGGCGGGAGAAGCTGGAGAGCGAGCTGGATGAGCAGCGTGCGGAGCTGAGGCACCTCAGAGAGAGCCTGGGGAAACCCCCCCCTGCACTGCCCCTG GGACCTGAAACCATCTCCAAGACttgcaaagagagaaagaaagtaaaaaagaaaccagcctgcagccctgggggagTGTTTGTGAGACTGCGCTGA
- the ANKRD42 gene encoding ankyrin repeat domain-containing protein 42 isoform X3 gives MMTTLEAVKKDHNYTSVHEAVKAGDVEQLAAMIKSGAGINEVDLVHKFTPLHWAAHSGSLECLHWLLWHGADMTEVTVRGWTAAHLAAIRGQDACLQALLRNGANAEAQDDRGCTASHLAAAHGQSYTLQNILRSGVNVNVSDRNDWKPVHYAAFHGRLGCLQLLVRWGACVDDVDNNGNLPAHLAAMEGHLHCFKFLVSKMASVIHTLKARNDHGETPRDLAERFYKDNILQYIDGLEKEREHPESQEVLAFPAHSAAFKGDLLVLRSLVQSGVININERDDKGSTLMHKDLPI, from the exons ATGATGACTACTCTAGAAG CTGTCAAGAAGGATCACAATTACACAAGTGTACACGAGGCAGTGAAAGCTGGTGACGTAGAGCAGCTTGCAGCCATGATAAAAAGTGGAGCTGGTATTAATGAGGTGGATTTAGTCCACAAATTCACACCATTACACTGGGCTGCACACTCTGGAAGTCTGGAG TGCCTTCACTGGTTGCTCTGGCATGGAGCTGATATGACAGAGGTCACTGTCAGAGGCTGGACTGCAGCTCACCTTGCAGCCATCCGAGGTCAGGATGCTTGCCTGCAG GCCTTGTTAAGAAATGGAGCAAATGCAGAAGCTCAAGATGACCGTGGGTGCACAGCATCACACTTGGCTGCAGCACACGGGCAGTCTTACACCTTGCAAAACATACTGCGAAGTGGAGTG AATGTAAATGTTTCAGACAGGAATGACTGGAAGCCTGTTCATTATGCTGCTTTCCATGGTCGCTTGGGGTGTTTGCAGCTCCTGGTTAGATGGGGAGCATGTGTGGATGATGTGGATAACAATGGAAACCTTCCAG CTCATCTGGCAGCAATGGAAGGACACTTGCATTGCTTTAAATTCTTGGTCAGTAAAATGGCCAGTGTCATCCACACACTGAAAGCCAGGAATGATCATGGAGAGACTCCAAGGGACTTGGCTGAACGGTTCTATAAAGATAATATTCTGCAATATATTGATGGTctggaaaaagagagggagcATCCAGAGTCACAGGAAG ttttagctTTCCCAGCCCATAGTGCTGCTTTCAAAGGGGACTTATTAGTGCTTAGAAGTTTAGTGCAAAGTGGAGTAATTAACATTAATGAGCGGGATGATAAGGGATCTACTCTCATGCACAAAG ATTTGCCCATCTAG